The Candidatus Poribacteria bacterium region ATTACGGTATGCTCTGTCCAAAAGGCGCACATCTCAAACAAGTTTTTCAAAACCACGACGGAAGACTCGCCTATCCAATGATTCGCGATCGTCGGGGTGAACCGCCGCGCGAAGTTTCGTGGGACGAGGCTATCGCTTTCACAGCGAATCGGCTCCACGAAATCCAATTGGAACACGGCAAAGACTCCATTGCGCTCTACGGCTCTGGACAATTGGACACAGAGGCTTCCTACGTTTTCAATAAATTGTTCAAAGGCTTCCTCCGTACGAATAACGTGGACACGAATAGTCGTCTCTGTATGTCCTCTGCCGTGGTCGGTTACATGCAGGCGTTCGGTTCAGACGGTCCGCCGACCTGTTATGATGACATCCAGCACGCCGATGTCTTTCTGATTATTGGTGCGAATATGGCGGTGAATCACCCCGTTCTCTTCCAGATGATTCGGAAACGGCGAGCAGTAGAGCCGAATACACGGATCATTACCGTAGATCCGCGCCGCAGCAAGACAGCGGAATTTTCAGATATTCATGTGCCGTTAGCACCCGGAAGCGATGTTGCCTTCCTCCAACTCATCGCCAAACGCCTCCTTGGAGTAGGACGGGTTAACAGTCGTTTCGTCCGAAGGAACACTGAAAACTTCAGTGCTTATGAAAACCATTTGGATAGTTTGGACGAGGACGCGCTTCTCGCTGCGTGTGATATTCACCCCGCGCGTATTGATGAGATCCTTGAATACCTTTCTAAACCGAGTCGTTTGCTCAGTTTTTACTGCCAAGGCACCAATCAAAGCACGAGCGGTGTTGACAAGAATGTCGCCCTCATCAACCTGCACCTCCAGTTGGGTGAGGTTGGTGTGAGGGGTGCCGGTCCGTTTTCGTTGACGGGACAACCGAATGCGATGGGGGGTAGGGAAGTCGGTTACTTGTCGCATCAGTTGCCCGGTTATCGCGTCGTCACCGATGATATGCACCGTGCTTACTTGGAGGGTGCATGGCGTGTGCCACCCGGCAGCATTGATCCAAACCCCGGTTTAACGGCGGTACCGATGTTTGAGGCAGCAGCTGAAGGTAAGGTTCGCGCACTCTGGATCGCCTGCACGAATCCAGCCGTCAGTATGCCCGATACAAAGGTATCGCAGGCGGGACTCCGCCGTGCTGATTTGGTCATCGTGCAAGATTGCTATTATCCGACAGAGACTGCAGAATATGCGGACGTGCTGCTTCCCGCAGCGCAGTGGGGTGAAAAGCAAGGTACAATGACGAATAGCGAACGGCTCGTCGTCCGAAGCGATCAATTCCTCATACCTCCCGGTGAGGCGAAACCGGATTGGTGGATATTCACGCAAGTCGCAAAGGCGATGGGATACAAACGGAATTTCGACTTCTACACGGTTGAGGAGGTATGGGATGAGTATCGCTTGTTAACGGCGGGGACCCCGTGCGATCAGATCGGGATGACAAATGAACGTCTCGCAAAAACCTCACTGCGCTGGCCCTGTCCACATCCACGGCATCCCGGCACGGCGCGGCGATACGTCCGCACGAAGTTTTTTACCGATTCCGGGAAAGCACAGTTCAAAACGCCGGTCTATCAACCGCCCGATGAGGACGTAAATGAGGAGTTCCCGCTCGGTTTGACGACAGGACGGATAGAGAGTCAGTGGCATACGCGTACCCGAACAG contains the following coding sequences:
- a CDS encoding nitrate reductase translates to YGMLCPKGAHLKQVFQNHDGRLAYPMIRDRRGEPPREVSWDEAIAFTANRLHEIQLEHGKDSIALYGSGQLDTEASYVFNKLFKGFLRTNNVDTNSRLCMSSAVVGYMQAFGSDGPPTCYDDIQHADVFLIIGANMAVNHPVLFQMIRKRRAVEPNTRIITVDPRRSKTAEFSDIHVPLAPGSDVAFLQLIAKRLLGVGRVNSRFVRRNTENFSAYENHLDSLDEDALLAACDIHPARIDEILEYLSKPSRLLSFYCQGTNQSTSGVDKNVALINLHLQLGEVGVRGAGPFSLTGQPNAMGGREVGYLSHQLPGYRVVTDDMHRAYLEGAWRVPPGSIDPNPGLTAVPMFEAAAEGKVRALWIACTNPAVSMPDTKVSQAGLRRADLVIVQDCYYPTETAEYADVLLPAAQWGEKQGTMTNSERLVVRSDQFLIPPGEAKPDWWIFTQVAKAMGYKRNFDFYTVEEVWDEYRLLTAGTPCDQIGMTNERLAKTSLRWPCPHPRHPGTARRYVRTKFFTDSGKAQFKTPVYQPPDEDVNEEFPLGLTTGRIESQWHTRTRTGKVPQLVRKDPEPFVEIHPDDAVENGVEDGEWIYLVGRRGRCYAKARVTEAIRRGLLFTPFHWGDLFHAETNANYVTNPAFDPVSKQPELKFCAVRIESHDS